The Paenibacillus spongiae nucleotide sequence ACAGGTTTGCCGGAATCCACTGCCGCTCTCGCCCTGTTCCACGCCTCGGCTTGCAGGTCGGCGAAAGTTTCGCCGTCCGCATGCGCGTGAATTCCTTCTATATGTACCCCAAGATTGCTTGCGAGTCTATAAATGTCCGGTATCGGCGGACCTGCATTGGGATGTATGGCGCGCTCATCAAGCACATGAAGAAAGGCGAGCCCTGTCATCCCATATATGCGCGTTGGCGTTATAGCGATATGGTAGTAATCCGCAGCAGACTTGATCGCCCCGAGCTGCGAGGCATCCATTCCGGCAAAACCGTAATGCTCCAGGTTTACCCTTGTCGTGATTCTATTCTCCATTCACAACCGCCTCTTTTCGACTAATAGGAATAACAGGCAGTACCCGCTGCTCCCCAAATCCGGGCACTTTTCCATTATATAACAATAACAACAAAGCAGACAGGCCTTCCGCACCGAAAAATCCGCCAATAGCGGTTTCCATTCACGATGTCCGACTGACTGCTTTAACCATATGACGGATGCGGATTGCATCATCATCCTTTCTCAAAGCTCTGCTGCATCTGGTAGGCCGCTTCGTCAGGCGTTATGCTCCCGAAGGCAAGCGCTTGAAGGACGAGGAACAGCGACTGCTGGACATCCGATTCCTGCAGCTCCCTCGGTCCGGATACGCCCTTATTCAAATATTCGAGCGTCATCCGGAGCGCCTCCTTCTCGACGGTACCGTACATCCACTCTTCGTCCACCCTCACTTCGGAAGCGCTGGGGAGAACCTGCAGCATTTCAGTCCACATTTGCTGTCCCTCGCCGACGGTCATAAATTGTATGAACCGCCACACGGCGCCTTTGTTCCGTGAATCTTTGTTCATCCCCCAGGCAATGTCGACAGTGGCCGTAACATTGCGCTTGCCTGCCTCTATGAGCTGCGGCAGCGGGAACATCCCGAACCGGGGCGGGTCGTAAAGCATTCCTGCCGATTGCCTCGTCATACTGCTCAGCTGCCAGGAGCCGAGGCTCACCATAGCCTGCTTGCCGCTGTTGAACTGTCGGAACGCGTCCGGGTAGACGGAGTGATGAAACGCGTCTGTTGAGAAGATGCCTTCCGCAAACATCCGCTGCCACCAGCGGAACGATTCCACGAGCAGCGGATCGGTCCAGGGAAGGAGCCCCTGCTCCGCTTGATACACGCTCCCCGGCGCCACTTGACCGGCAATCGCCATGAACACGTCGCGGCAAGCCCAGCCTTCCTTCGCTCCGATTCCGATTCCCCGAAACATGCCCGGTTCGGCTTTGGAGAGCACAGCAACAATATGCGTTAGATCATCATACGTCGTCGGCGGCTGCAGTCCGTGCTTCTGAAACAGCTTGTCGTTATATAAAATAATCGGCGCTACGGTCATGCCCCCGGGCAGCACATAGTAATCTTCGCCCGAGAAAGCGGCCTGCTTCAGAGCGATATCGAGAAACTTCGAGCGCCACTCCGTTCCCCAGGTTCGCTCGGCATATGGCCGCAGCGGTTCCAGGTAAGACTTGAACTGATTGGCATTCGCGCCGACCTGCATGGCGATGACGTCCGGCCCGTTGCCGCTGGCGAGCCCGACAGCCAGCTTCTGGAAGAATGCGCCCGATTCCCCGATATGCTTGACGACGAGATCGATGTCGGGGTTGAGCTGTTCGAATGCCCGTTCCAGCTTCGGCATTTGGTCGGGAGACGGAATCCATTTCCAGAATGTAATTTTGTATTTCTTCTGCACGACAGAGACCGCATCCGAATCACTGCGATTAACGGACTGGCTGGAGCCGCAGCCGGCAATCCCCAGTGTGAGCAGCACGATTGCAGTCATCAATAAACGGCTATTTCGCGTTATTCTCATCGCCTTCCCTCGCTTTTCGCTTCCCTTAAACCAACCGCCCTCTTCCGCCTCTCGTATTGGGTCGGGGTCATGCCTTCCACCGACTTGAACACCCTGAAGAAGTAATTGTAATTATGAAATCCGACTTGTTCGTAGATATCTTTAATTTTCAATCCGCCGCCGATCATCGTCTTCGCCGACTCAATGCGGATCTTGTTCAAATATTCGACGAACGGCACGCCCATCTCTTGCCGGAACAAACGGCTCAAATAAGCCGGATGAATGCCGATATGGCCGGCTACCTCGCCAAGCGACAAGTCCTCGCGATATCGGTCCCGCATGCAGCCGACCGCTTTCTTCACGTAGGGGGAAGCACCTTTCGTCTGAATATCCGTAAACCCTTCGATCAGCTCCGCCTCCTCCCTGACGCCGATAACCGGCACATCGCCGGGTAACGGCTCTTGATCGGCGGCGGACGGATCTTGGCCGTCATTGGCGGTATCGATTTGCTCCATTGCAGACGAGAACGCAGCCGCCATTAGGCCGGCTTCCTTGAACGGTGCGCTTATCCCATAGGCAAGCTGCACGTTCATAAATTTCGCATACAGCGCGGCTAGCCGAGTCGCATAGTGACGTATGTCCTCACCGAGCTTCAGCTCGCTGCGATACGATGCAGCCGGATACAGGACGGCAAACCGGCTCTCGCCGATATACGCCATCGTGCCGGTGAAGTTCTGTTCATGCAAGGCGAGTAGAGATTGGACCCACAGCTCTTTTTCTTTCTCGGTAAACCGCTTGGTCAACGATTCGCCGTTCGTTATTCGCAGTGCAATAACGATGAAGCAATCCTTGTCCAGCCCGCAGTTAGCCATCTGCTGAAGAGAGACGGCCGGCGCGGCGTCTTGCCCGAGCAGACCGTTTCGGACGATGCGCCTTCTCTCCGCATCGCTGCAGACGGGCAGCGGCGAAGGAGCGGCAGCGGCACTAGCGTCCGCCTCGTATTCTTTCAGCCCGCTTCTGGCCTTCTCGAGCGCCGCAAGCAGAGACTCCGGGCTGAGCCGGTCTTTGAGCAAGTAATCGACGGCGCCATTACGGAACGTCTCCCTCACATAGTCATACCGGTCATAGCTGCTCAGCATAATGAGCCTGGCGGTAAGCCGGGCCGTATTCAGATGGCCCGACAGCGCCACGCCGTCCATTCCCGGCATGTACACGTCCGATATGATAATATCGGGCTGAAGCGCCGGCAGCTGCTTCACCGCTGCCGTCCCGCTGTCGAAAACCCCGCATATCCGATAGCCGTGGGCCTCCCAGGCGATAAGCTTGAGCAGGTGATTCCGGGCGAGCACTTCATCATCCACAATGACAACCTGATGCATCGCGTTCTCCTCCTTCGTCGTTTCCGATAATAGAGGTTATACATAAAGCCATCTCTCGGTGCTGTAAACTTGTCCGATTAAACACGCACTTGCAATGGCATTAAGCCGAACGTTTCTCATACAGGATGGGCAAATGAAGCTCGGCTCTCGTATAGATGCCGGGCTCGCTCTCCAACCGCAGCCCGTAGGGCTCCCCATACGACAGCCGGATCCGCTCATGAACGTTGCTGAGCCCGATCCCGAACATCTGCCGGTCATCGCTTGCGTTCTCTTGAATGGCCTGCAGCCTCCCCGGCGGCATGCCCGGCCCGTTGTCCGTGACCTGAACGAGAAACGACCGGCCGTCCGGGCATTTGGCGATGCGGATGACGATTGTGCCGATCCGTTCCGCCTCGTGCCCGACCAGACCGTGCAGCAGTGAATTTTCGACGAGCGGCTGAAGAAGCAGCGGAATGATCCGGCAGCGGAGCAAATCATCGTCAACATCGTAATGGACTTCGAAATCCTCGGCGAACCGGTATCGCTGAATATTGACGTAATTGGCGATGTTCGCCAGTTCCTCCACCATCGTGACGTAATCTTGCCCCCGGCCGGAGACGCTTCGCAGCAGCTCGATCAGCGATCCGGTCACCTCCTCGATATTGGGGACATGCTGCAGCTTCGCCAAGTAACGGATCGTATTCAGCGTATTGTACAGAAAATGCGGATGAATCTGTGTTTGTAACGCCTTTAAATCCACCTCCCGCTTCTTCTTCTCCTTCTCCTTGATATCGCGAATTAGGGATTGAATCGTCCGCATCATGGCGGCAAACCGGTCGGATAGCTGCCCGATCTCATCCCTTGAGCGGGGCAGGGCTGGAAGCTTCAAATTACCGTCCTCCACCTCCTTCATCGCGACGCTTAGCCGTTCGATATTTCGGGTCATATGCCGGGACAACGCAATCGATACGAACAGCGCGGCGGCCAGCACGACGCCTACCAGCCAGAACGTCTTGTCCCTCAGTTCCCGCGAATCGTGAATGAGCGACTCGACCGGGATAATGCCGACCGTCGTCCACATCGTTTGATCGGAGCGGTAGATCAGCACGGGGCAGCCATTCCGCTGAAAGTCCATTTCGCCTCCCTCGTGCTGGATGCGGCGCAGATTTTGCGTCAAGTCGGGATCATCCGCGAACTCCATGCGGAGCAGATCCGGATCGGAATGATAGATCGGACTTCCGTCCTGTCCGATGAGCATCACCTGCGTTCCTTCGAGCGGCTGGGAGTCAAACAGATGGCTGATCGCGGTATAGCGGATATACAGAAAAACGGCTCCGACGGGGCGGCCGTTCTTCATGATCGCTTGACCGATCGCGATCAGATGCGATTCATCGCTTTCCGGATCAAGCCCATCCTGCAGGCTGACCCGAAAAGACCTGATTTTGCCGGCGGCCTCCTTCACCTCCTCCATCCATATGTCCTCAAGCTCTCGATAATAGAGCTTCGGATCTCCGGCCGAATATAGTTGACCTTTCGAATCCAGGACATCGATGGCCAGAATGCTGCTATTGAAAGAATAGATGGACTGCAGGAACGATTCGACCTTCAGCCGGTTCAGAAAGCGTTCGTAATCGGTCAGCCCGCTCTTAGGCATCATCGCCTTCACGACGTTCTCCTTGTTCATCGATACGAGCGTGATCAGGCTCATGAAATCGCTCATCATCAAATCTAGGCTATGGTTGGCGTCTTTAATATTGTCCATGACATACCGCGTCGCGTTTCGCTTTAGCATTGCAGTCGAGTTGTCATACCAAATCCAGGTCATTGCAAACATGGCCAGAAACGTAAGCAAATTGAACGAAACAAAAATTTTCGCTTGAATGCTTCGCCTGATAGCAAATAACTTCGTTAAGTTGCCCAACTCCGCATCCTCCAATATGCAAATGAAAGCGATTACTTCCCTGTGACCGACGAAACCGCAGCTCCCGTTTGGGAGGGGAGCGCGGCTTCGCAGTGATTCTATGATGACAATCTATCCATGCGCATCTTATTCACCAGGCAATGCGCGACCCTGTAAACCGATGAACAACCGCTAGCAGGTTGAAGCGAATACGATACTGCTCCATCTCCACTCCACGACGGTCGCACGAACAAGCTAATCCAATTGGTACAACAACCAGAATTGCGCGATTCCGCCTTGGAGGTCCTGCCAGGTTCCGACACCCGCTCCGCTGTCGATGCTTGCTCCTCCTACATCCAAGGCTTTACCCGTTCCTACATTGATCAATTTGCAGTAGCCGCTGCCGGTATCGAGGATCTTCCATCTCTGCGTATCCAATCCTTGATTGTCCCGAATGACGACCGCTCCCCATGGGGCTTGGGGATCTTGAACGGTCAAGGCCTTGCCGCTGCCTTGATGGATCAATGCATAGGTGGAATCCCCAAGATCGACAATTTGCCAGCGTTGGGCGGCAATGCCATTCCGATCATCCCCCATCCGTATAGGAACATCATTCTCCGTATCGGCGCCAATGGCTTCGAGCGCTTTGCCGCCGTGCGGATTGATCAGCATATACTCGGCACCGGATTTGACCGAGAAGGCGTTATCGCCGGATAGTTCGATGTAGTCGATCTCGACGGAATGCTTGCCTTTCGCAAACCGGATCGTATTCCGGTAGCCCTTCTTCAGCTCGACCTGCATGCTAATCTCGGCAAATTGC carries:
- a CDS encoding response regulator transcription factor; translation: MHQVVIVDDEVLARNHLLKLIAWEAHGYRICGVFDSGTAAVKQLPALQPDIIISDVYMPGMDGVALSGHLNTARLTARLIMLSSYDRYDYVRETFRNGAVDYLLKDRLSPESLLAALEKARSGLKEYEADASAAAAPSPLPVCSDAERRRIVRNGLLGQDAAPAVSLQQMANCGLDKDCFIVIALRITNGESLTKRFTEKEKELWVQSLLALHEQNFTGTMAYIGESRFAVLYPAASYRSELKLGEDIRHYATRLAALYAKFMNVQLAYGISAPFKEAGLMAAAFSSAMEQIDTANDGQDPSAADQEPLPGDVPVIGVREEAELIEGFTDIQTKGASPYVKKAVGCMRDRYREDLSLGEVAGHIGIHPAYLSRLFRQEMGVPFVEYLNKIRIESAKTMIGGGLKIKDIYEQVGFHNYNYFFRVFKSVEGMTPTQYERRKRAVGLREAKSEGRR
- a CDS encoding ABC transporter substrate-binding protein, whose product is MRITRNSRLLMTAIVLLTLGIAGCGSSQSVNRSDSDAVSVVQKKYKITFWKWIPSPDQMPKLERAFEQLNPDIDLVVKHIGESGAFFQKLAVGLASGNGPDVIAMQVGANANQFKSYLEPLRPYAERTWGTEWRSKFLDIALKQAAFSGEDYYVLPGGMTVAPIILYNDKLFQKHGLQPPTTYDDLTHIVAVLSKAEPGMFRGIGIGAKEGWACRDVFMAIAGQVAPGSVYQAEQGLLPWTDPLLVESFRWWQRMFAEGIFSTDAFHHSVYPDAFRQFNSGKQAMVSLGSWQLSSMTRQSAGMLYDPPRFGMFPLPQLIEAGKRNVTATVDIAWGMNKDSRNKGAVWRFIQFMTVGEGQQMWTEMLQVLPSASEVRVDEEWMYGTVEKEALRMTLEYLNKGVSGPRELQESDVQQSLFLVLQALAFGSITPDEAAYQMQQSFEKG
- a CDS encoding cache domain-containing sensor histidine kinase; translated protein: MGNLTKLFAIRRSIQAKIFVSFNLLTFLAMFAMTWIWYDNSTAMLKRNATRYVMDNIKDANHSLDLMMSDFMSLITLVSMNKENVVKAMMPKSGLTDYERFLNRLKVESFLQSIYSFNSSILAIDVLDSKGQLYSAGDPKLYYRELEDIWMEEVKEAAGKIRSFRVSLQDGLDPESDESHLIAIGQAIMKNGRPVGAVFLYIRYTAISHLFDSQPLEGTQVMLIGQDGSPIYHSDPDLLRMEFADDPDLTQNLRRIQHEGGEMDFQRNGCPVLIYRSDQTMWTTVGIIPVESLIHDSRELRDKTFWLVGVVLAAALFVSIALSRHMTRNIERLSVAMKEVEDGNLKLPALPRSRDEIGQLSDRFAAMMRTIQSLIRDIKEKEKKKREVDLKALQTQIHPHFLYNTLNTIRYLAKLQHVPNIEEVTGSLIELLRSVSGRGQDYVTMVEELANIANYVNIQRYRFAEDFEVHYDVDDDLLRCRIIPLLLQPLVENSLLHGLVGHEAERIGTIVIRIAKCPDGRSFLVQVTDNGPGMPPGRLQAIQENASDDRQMFGIGLSNVHERIRLSYGEPYGLRLESEPGIYTRAELHLPILYEKRSA